aaaacaaaactgcactgactttagacttgataataaaacacagtggatcaacaccagcagatgactgacatgtctctccaaaccatcactgatgggtggaaacttcacactagacctcgagcagtttggactgtgtgtctctccactcttcctccagactctgatcccttgatttccaaatgaaatgtaaaatttactgattgttaataatggtttggagagacatgttatctgtggttgatataatgaaataataaaattagacTGAAGAACACAAGACTGTTTGTAGACTGTTTAAAGTTACTTTCATGGTCAATAGGAAGTGTTAATTCCATTACAATATCACTAAAAAGTACACATTTACCAATAAATGTGTTCTGGTTATGAGCTGCATAGTGAAACTGGCTTAAGATCTACGATAAACCGACCACCTTCTTTACttccaaaaaacaaaattatGCCTTTATGTGATTAATGGAAAACTCACCCACTGATAAATCAGCTTGCCCCACTCCTCAGGTCTTCGCCACATGATTAAACAGCgtgttttgtttttgtccatCCATTCCAGGTTCCCTGAAACAAATTGTGAAAGACTGTTATGGTTTTATTAGAGCTGATGCACAGACACAGCACTAAGCTTACAATAAACCAACAGTTTAACCATTCTATCAAATTACCTTTTTTTCTCAGCTCCTCAAAGACAACCTGTATAGCCTCAACAGAGAGCTTTCCTGAGCAACGGAGGTCAAGACAAATAACGAGACTTCACAGAATAAATCAGTCAGCGTATTTCAAGAAAATCTTTTAAGAAAAAGAGAAGGCTTTGGCTAGAAATAAGACTGACTAAAATTAGGTTTGGTTCAAATTGGAGTTAAATTACACAATTGAATAAGTGTACAGATAAATTACACTTACAGCTAACTTAATTAGAACCTCCTGCCTCGCAGTTTCAATTTATTACATCCCTAGAACCGCAGGAGCCAAGATATACTATACTATTAAAAGATCAACATGAGACAAAAGAGCAACCTccttatttccaggtatttacatctagaTTTGATACACAgctcagcaccttctgtctgaacccttccatttttcttgtgagcaaaagtattgaagCATGTGACTggcaggtgtgttttgttgcttaggtgtgtcctgatacattcattatttaaacaataaatagcACTGAATGTCTGAATGCTCAtattcagatttgggttttatctgtgcagactgtgcatttattagaaaaataaccaACGTGAAAAtcaaacaagcaactgtgaagctgagagaagatggaaaatcaatcagagccatccCCTCTGTTTGGCATGTCCTGAGGGGAATTAAGCCTCCAGGATTGAGCTGTGGAgaggtggaactgtgttctctggaattatggatGGTTCTCAACCCAATACTGTTGGTATGAAGTAGGGTGGTCATCATTTAACATCCTGGCCTCACTTGTGCTTTTGTcagtaaatgcaatcaaattctcacagcagtgcTTCCCAAATTtagtagaaagtcttttctgGAAAGTCAAAACACTAAAACATGATAAACTCTCCACAGTGAATGAACAATTGTCTCCGTtattttgtctatatagtgtataagAAACAGTTCACTGATGAAGTGTTCGATGATGGCTAACTCAAACACAGGTTCAACTGGCCAGTGATGATTTAGGAGACACTACTATAAAGGGCATCCAAGAGCTAAATATAGGAAGTTATTTCATTTCTGTAACATAACATCTGCCGTTTTGAAGGATACTCTCGATCTTCTTGTTGTTGAACACGGGGCTTTCTTGAGCCTCCAGCACGTCGACTGTGTAAAGCTTCCGATGGCGGAAATATGACAAGACGAGCGAGCACCACGCCGCCAGCTGCTTCTGTCTTGTATCAACATTTGGCTGCAATCTGAAAAAGAAAAGATACAAACCATTAGActtctaaataaaacaaatggcAATTTAATCATTACAAATTactttaataatacaaatattgttatATGGAATATCAAGCAGTGCAATATGACACTTGTTCTTTTAAAACTACACTTAATTTAAGATAAGCATCTAAAAATAGGCTACACAAAAACTCCACTACCCAACTGTTTCAGCATAAATGTGTAACAGTATCGGATAACAATCTCTCCAACATTATATATAGCATTTTTGCTGATACCATTACTCATCTATAACCTGCCACTTAGTATCAATATATTCCCATTACAACAAAGTGCCTATCCATCAATACTTATTCATAGCAATTCAGAGTAATAGCCACACATATTTATaccaataaaaaaagcaaaatagcCATACTAGTTAATACTATCCATACATATTGATATCATACTCCTCAAAAGCCATATCAATCAATAGCCATCCCAATCAATACCCAAGCACACTATGCCAATCAATTTCCAAACATACTCATCAAtggataaaaaattaaataaattctaaTCTGCAAATTCAATGCATCGACTCAAATTGTccctaattcagttcaaaatgcgaaACTCATATTATAGTGAACCATTTTAATAGtttattcctttttttgttaataaaaattagaatactatatgTCACTTTTAgtagtgtcctgctggaaaatgaaatccacatcttcataaaagttgtcaccaGAGGCAAGTATGAAGTTCTGCAAGatttttggacttgataaaacacagtggatcaacaccagcagatgaaatgtctctccaaaccatcactaattggtgaaaactttacactagacctcgagcagtttggactgtgtgtctctccactcttcctccagactttgatcccttgattttcaaataaaatgcaaatttactgatggtcagtgattgtTTGAagaaacataaatacatttttatattataaataatctcagaaagaatctagttgcagtcttatAAATAATAGGGAACCTATCAGATAGTCATTCTTTGACAAATCTTTGTCTGTGactaaaagtctgtgacttgtctttaaatGTGAGAGGatgtcagactttagtcttttCGAAGTCGCCTAGTGTACGGTTAGCATTATTacctcgttcccatgccttagggTCTCATTTCCAACGCCTTAATAAGTCCTGGCCaagcaatatattttttaaaatgatgttCCTTTAAAACTGTCCATTTTACacataacattaacatattaTGCGTTCATTCTCATAAAGAAAACTGGTCAATTATGTTAGCTAAAACAGCTAAAGCGttaagtttattttttagttaGTTGTGTTGGTTATTTACTAGTTAACTGTTAGCTCGTTTAGTGTGGAATGAAAGCCGGTCAGCAATCTAAACAAACGATTTATGTGGCTATTAAACtgtctaataataatatattttattttattaaaattaatattttcctgtgTGTTTTTCTGAAGAGCTGAAACAGAAAATATCGGTTAGCGCTGATAACTTCCTTAGCGCAGCAGCTACACGGCCGGTGTTGTGTCGAATTGTGTTAAccatcgatatgtgctacttagcgaatgtgcgcatgcgcaaaactttcatttttactattttcatgtgtgtttttcctagaggtgggtaacctaggttcagaaagtaaaaatccaacccagggtttttgtaaaagtaaaaattaaagtaaagtagAAATCCAATGGATGGATTTTTCATTTCTGGACCTAGGTAATCCACCTCTAGTTTTTCctgataatttagtttttttccgGGTGCACTAGACAGTCTGCACTCACAATTATCGTTTGCTTGAGTGTTATAACCGtctaaaaaagtaataaaagtataattaataattaattttttatcTCCTATATTGCCTTATTTTTATCCTGACACGGCGATTAAGTCTATTTAAATATCATAGACACTTCTATTGCATGCTACATGctcaaatatttgtatttttacgtTAAATACacactagggtagcacagtttgacaggcagcacaactcgacagaacaccggtctgaGAGAGGATCATTTCTCCCAGCTGTGAAATTTCTCCCCAACACCCCCACAGACCCTCTCCTAACCCCGGAGCCCGGCGCTCCTGCTCCCCGGCTCCCGCCCTCCCCCAGCGGGGCTCAGACAGTCGTACTTACGTGAAGAACGGAGGGAAATTGTACTGCCAGGGCCACTCAAAACTCATCTCCAACACTAACCTGTCAGCCTGCCTCACAGCTATGGAGGGACCGGGCCACGCCTTTCAAATTAAAAGTCTCTTACAAAATAAACcctgattattttttaataattgtaataaaatataacTCAATCATGTGATACCTCACCACCTCACTGATATGCTAGTCCCTGTATTAGAATTTataactgaataaaataaataataaacaatttataaataaacatttagctacagtacccgtcaaaagtttggacacccattcaatgttttttttcttttttttctttctttctttaatttattttctacattgtagattgatattaaggacatcaaaacaattaagggaaacACATGGAACTATGTAGTAAAAAGTGTTAATAGATCTAagagatataataatatattgtcaGTGGAATGAATTACAGGGAAAAAGCGCTTTATCCTTTTTAATCTGAACCTGATAAATATGTCATATTTAAACACTTATGTTACCATTTTATTGTCAAGCTTTAAAGTACATTTTGTTAATCAAACATATATAGattatttaaaaattcaacaatgtatcgtaccagtcaaaaataatttggaaacaccctttattgtttttgttttgttttgtttttttacattgattaattacggagcccgggaggggccgtggataaaaaaaacaattaaatcgagtgaacgatgtagcagttcgtgctcacgttttctttaattcgagtgaacgatttgcaattcgtgctcacgatttctttaattcgtgctcacgatttctgtaattcgtgcgcacgatttctgtaattcgagtgaacgatttctgtaattcctgctcacgtttttatgcaataagacaataagctgggagggaaaggagcattttctctcttgatctgttacaggggtgcagtgatgataatcagttatctacctttataacctgctgatattaatgcactagtgttacagttagatgtacagtacagtgagcagattttgcctggtggtggaatctctacagcgcgtgggggagagccgtccgcggcacgggttccctggccgcgagcgcaggtcttcacggagcttatttaccaacaatatagacaaatatagtcaattccagtcatgattaaaggaaacaaacattactaatgcaggataactgtgtgttattaaaaccagatcaaaacaaagttataatgcaatgtggaactgtttataatttcttattttcaacaatagtataacgtaaagaagtataattatataaatatacagctataagatttaggtccaaatgtacactgtaaaagttaataaagataatacaaaattaatgcaaggtgtgacagttgtctatgaatggctcatataagagctgctttaaatatgtaacactatataaaatcaaaatagctggtctaaaatactattaatacaatgtattaagatatttagtaaataggcatttcatataataatttggatcaatttgataatttattccaatatgtttcctaaaataattaagtttctatatctgatgaaatgtcctgaatatctgcttattctcaaatcacagtgtcctgcccagaaacatgccacaagcttcaaataaaaaaaaatataataattataaacttcttaaatgtatattttctgaattatgtgtttatttattatacaaattattaaaatatagattaaatctatcataaaagtaataatgatgtaaccagatttaagaaggtgtgcatttccttggaggctggctgaatgttatttagaaattaataaacacatttgcacattgcattataactttgttttgatctggttttaataacacacagttgtcctgcatcagtaaaatgtttgtttcctttattcatgactggaattgactgtatttgtctacattgttggtaaataagctccgtgaagacctgcgcgcgcggcaggtgtctggcggcgggggaaccgatgccgcggacggctctcccccacgcgctgtagagattccaccaccaggcaaaatctgctcactgtactgtacatctaactgtaacactagtgcattaataacagcaggttataaaggtagataactgattatcattactgcacccctgtaacagatcaagagagaaaatgctcctttccctccgagcttcttgtcttattgcgcataaaaacgtgagcacgaattacagaaatcgttcactcgaattacagaaatcgtgcgcacgaattacagaaatcgtgagcacgaattaaagaaatcgtgagcacgaattgcaaatcgttcactcgaattaaagaaaacgtgagcacgaactgctacatcgttcactcgattttattatttttttatccacggcccctcccaggctccgtaattaataataaaaacataaaaacaattaagggacacaaatGAAAACGccaattaattgttttttattctttaatattaatccacaatgtaaaaatcattttTTGTATTGGTAGGTACACATTTAATTATTCGTAAATCCAACAAGATGTGATTTATGAATGAACTGTGCTTTTTGTATGTGTGATAAAAGTATATATGTGATAAAA
This genomic stretch from Astyanax mexicanus isolate ESR-SI-001 chromosome 15, AstMex3_surface, whole genome shotgun sequence harbors:
- the vps25 gene encoding vacuolar protein-sorting-associated protein 25, which gives rise to MSFEWPWQYNFPPFFTLQPNVDTRQKQLAAWCSLVLSYFRHRKLYTVDVLEAQESPVFNNKKIERKLSVEAIQVVFEELRKKGNLEWMDKNKTRCLIMWRRPEEWGKLIYQWVSKNGMVNSVFTLYELSNGDDTENEEFHGLEDWMLLRSLQALQTEGKAEIITMDDGKGVKFF